The Cryobacterium roopkundense sequence GTCGCGGATGCGCTGCGGCGTCACTGACTTGGGAATCACCACGTTGCCCAGCTGCAGGTGCCACCGGATGACGACCTGCGCCGCGGACTTGCCGTAACGTGCCCCGATGCCGTCGAGCGTCTCGTTACCGATCGCGCGACCGCGGGCGAGCGGCGACCAGGCCTCGGTGAGGATGCCGTGGCCCGCGTCGTACTCCCTCACATCGGCCTGCTGCAGCCACGGGTGCAGCTCTACCTGGTTGATCGCCGGCACGACCGCGGTCTCGGCGAGCAGGCGGTCGAGGTGGTGCGTGTGGAAATTCGACACTCCGATCGAGCGTGCGCGGCCGTCGGCGCGCAGGGTCTCGAGGGCCCGGTAGGTGTCGACGTACCGGTCCTGCCGCGGGGCCGGCCAGTGGATGAGGTACAGGTCCACGTAGTCGAGGCCGAGCTTGCCGAGGCTCTCGTCGAACGCGCGCAGGGTCTGGTCGTAGCCGTGCTGGTCGTTCCAGACCTTGGTCGTGACGAAGACATCCTCCCGGGGGAGACCGGCGCGGGAGAGGCCAACGCCCACGCCCTTCTCGTTCTCGTAGAGTGCGGCGGTGTCCACACGTCGGTAGCCGGCCTCGAGGGCCACGGCCACGGCATCCGCTGCGAGATCGTCGGCGATCTTGTAGACGCCGAGGCCGAGCTGTGGGATCGAGTGTCCGTCGTTGAGAGCAAGGAGCGGGGAAGAAGTCATTCTCCTATTTAACCCGGTCGGCGTCGTGGCCAATGCAGGCTATCCGAGCCCTGTTGCCGGTCGGTGCCCCACAGGCACCGGCGGGGCCGGCCCGTCTCGCTTAGATTTCCTGAACTGACCACAGGGCTGCGGGTCGAACGGGGGAGCGGATGCCCCGGCGCGTTTTAGGAGACCATCACCTGGATCGGCTCGGTGTCGGGGATGGGGCTCGGGTCGCGCCCTCGCAGGTCGGGGTGCCAGCGCCGACCGAGCGCGGGGATGATGCAGCCGAGCCCGGCGAAGCCAGCAGCGAGGAAGATCGCCGACGCGGCGCCGGAGTGGTCGATGGCGAACCCCGCGAGGGCCGACCCCATCGCGGCGCCTATCAGCTGGCCGGTGCCGATCCAACCGTAGGCCTCGGCGGTGTCGCTGAACTTCACGCTCGCCGAGACTATGCCGAACAGCACCGCGAACGCCGGCGCGATGCCGATGCCGGCCAGAAAGAGCGTGGCTGCGAGCCAGGCGAAGTTCAGCCAGATGCCGGCAAGGGCCATGCCAACGGCCACGATGAGCATGCGGCTCGCGAGCGCCCACGGGCCGATGGGCGCGTGGCCGAGGGCGAGCCCTCCCACGAGGGAGCCGAGGGCGAAGATGCACAGGATCCAGCCGGAGTTGGCGCTGCCGTGGCCGAACGCGGCGACGATGCCGGCCTCGAGAGCGGCGCATGCCGCAACGAGCATGAAGCCGACGATCGTGCTGAGCAGCACGGCCGGGCGTTTGAGAACCACGCCGAGTTTGCGGCGGCTGCGGGGGATGCGCACTCGGCCCACCTCGGGCAGCACCAGAAACCAGATGCCGCCGCCGATGAGGAACACGGCCGCGAGCAGGATGCCTGCGACGGTGCTCACCTGGATGGCCACGAAGGTGGCGATCACCGGGCCGAGCACCCAGATGATCTCCTGCGCGGAGGCGTCTAGCGAGAAGAGCGGGGTGAGCTGGCGCGAGTTGACGATCTTGGGGTAGATCGTGCGCACGGCAGGCTGGATGGGCGGGGTCGACAACCCGGCGATCAGCCCGATGATCATTAGCGAGGGGATCGATAAGGGCAACAGGGCCATCGAGATGATCGACGTGGCGCAAATCACCAGGGTGACGATGATCACCGGGCGGATGCCCCAGCGGCCCATCAGGCGACTCGTGAGCGGCCCTGCGACGGCCTGGCCGATGCTCATGGCGCCGAGCACAAGGCCAGCGGCGGCGTAGGAGTCGAAAATCTGCTCGATATGAATGAGGAAGGCGAGCGAGAGCATGCCGAATGGGAATCGAGCCGTCAACTGTGCGCCGATCAGGCGTGCCACGCCCGGCGTTTTCAGAAGACTCACATAACTGCTCACGGTGCAAGTCTAGGTGTCTGCCCCCTGCGGCGGGGGCGGGTGCTGTGCGGGTCGGTCGGGGCGGCTTCGGAGTACGGTGAGAGGGTGACGACATTGATCTCGCCCCACGACTTGGCCCGCGAACTCGACGCCCGCAGCGATCTCCGCGTGCTGGACGTGCGCTGGAAGCTCGGCGCTCCTCCCGGATTCCACGACTATCGCTCCGGCCATATTCCTGGAGCCGCATACGTCGATCTCGAGCGGGAGCTGGCCGGGCACGGCGCACCGACCGAGGGTCGGCATCCGCTGCCTCCGATCGATGTTCTGCAGGCCGCCGCCCGCTCGTGGGGAATCAACCCGGGCGACACCGTGGTGGTCTACGACGATCTCGGCAACCAATCGGCCGCGCGGGCCTGGTGGCTGCTGCGTCATGCGGGGGTCGAGAAGGTGCTGCTGCTAGACGGCGCTCTCGCGGCCTGGCGCCGCGCCGGGCTGCCGCTCGAGACCGGCGACGCACTGCCCGCACCG is a genomic window containing:
- a CDS encoding aldo/keto reductase, whose protein sequence is MTSSPLLALNDGHSIPQLGLGVYKIADDLAADAVAVALEAGYRRVDTAALYENEKGVGVGLSRAGLPREDVFVTTKVWNDQHGYDQTLRAFDESLGKLGLDYVDLYLIHWPAPRQDRYVDTYRALETLRADGRARSIGVSNFHTHHLDRLLAETAVVPAINQVELHPWLQQADVREYDAGHGILTEAWSPLARGRAIGNETLDGIGARYGKSAAQVVIRWHLQLGNVVIPKSVTPQRIRDNIDVFDFVLDAADLTAIAALDSGERTGKDPDDLG
- a CDS encoding MFS transporter; translated protein: MSSYVSLLKTPGVARLIGAQLTARFPFGMLSLAFLIHIEQIFDSYAAAGLVLGAMSIGQAVAGPLTSRLMGRWGIRPVIIVTLVICATSIISMALLPLSIPSLMIIGLIAGLSTPPIQPAVRTIYPKIVNSRQLTPLFSLDASAQEIIWVLGPVIATFVAIQVSTVAGILLAAVFLIGGGIWFLVLPEVGRVRIPRSRRKLGVVLKRPAVLLSTIVGFMLVAACAALEAGIVAAFGHGSANSGWILCIFALGSLVGGLALGHAPIGPWALASRMLIVAVGMALAGIWLNFAWLAATLFLAGIGIAPAFAVLFGIVSASVKFSDTAEAYGWIGTGQLIGAAMGSALAGFAIDHSGAASAIFLAAGFAGLGCIIPALGRRWHPDLRGRDPSPIPDTEPIQVMVS
- a CDS encoding sulfurtransferase, translating into MTTLISPHDLARELDARSDLRVLDVRWKLGAPPGFHDYRSGHIPGAAYVDLERELAGHGAPTEGRHPLPPIDVLQAAARSWGINPGDTVVVYDDLGNQSAARAWWLLRHAGVEKVLLLDGALAAWRRAGLPLETGDALPAPGTVSLGYGGLPTLDADSAAHLARTGILLDARAAARFRGDVEPIDPRAGHIPGAISAPGGDLLDAEDCFLPVERLRAHFIRLGATDAVGVYCGSGVTAAHTAAALAIAGFTPALYPGSWSQWSNLPDRPVATGD